A portion of the Corticium candelabrum chromosome 5, ooCorCand1.1, whole genome shotgun sequence genome contains these proteins:
- the LOC134180335 gene encoding Bardet-Biedl syndrome 12 protein homolog → MAVSSTFWFQGLKAIGASSRTLLGPQRNVKAILDNSGSASSSLVADTLSLVHALDVKHPIAGLLTDVCEGQQKVCGNGCATLVNMATGWSRAIQSLSDQGIPLPVVLCLFDEALSICEETCVFESQRLDISVSFMCDSISSEICINTLSTDQVVALPNKARSLVSETVETTSNQEMIDVNDTDWFFEGSNDLEVKLDATARQFISSNECLATVEKSVYDAFGLTEMQSYVNSDMKPKNSTGLAITPQACLISTLKEDTFVSSNYSSTAVTTEDRCHEVDDDFSFEELPQHDCIMTSTAAEHLCRVEMCRTELKQVVTADSNHLFKTKTANCSSRLSSLLNSRKLLSKPLKRIIKGSRHITRHDAKHLDQDSAPVVKAGSREQHLSAEIKSNVCFPGGLQCNNKDKTVIVDSWMALKQLCLGLAHGMDFEMSLVEEILHLQSRKSSHPKLDVSLVFAQCMIGPNKCHSQLVKGVVVETDLSPEILQAHGRTLSILVVVGDVSPHFKHFGYKSNPNIYQVVKSRSEDGAVATDRHMWLEKLENALKSTNVGVVVVQGHVDVAAADACCRLGVVIVSGVDSRQLTALCDLTGASRLTYLHMAKQEHVGKFVEVSVCGGESRFASSPLPRNKTRILRRPTCLTGKCYVIMHPVKRMTSTVCPTGDGRNLCATTALICAPSIDLANMWETNFWKCVHRIDNCLSDSRLLPGGGRIELACSRKLRHVSRDAPITHRSCNYPWVDSHVRAFIFEFQSVAILEFAFALEMYVAQTAVNTGKYDNVYAALASIRDDTFHVDPTQTVYDDFRAKLEAWKRAGNLVKVLAQTISSSTY, encoded by the exons ATGGCGGTCTCCTCTACTTTCTGGTTTCAAGGACTGAAAGCCATTG GGGCTTCTTCTAGGACGTTGTTGGGACCGCAAAGAAA TGTCAAAGCCATCTTAGATAACAGTGGCTCGGCCTCGAGTTCTTTGGTGGCAGATACATTGAGTTTGGTGCATGCCTTGGATGTCAAG CATCCGATTGCTGGGCTACTAACAGACGTATGTGAAGGTCAGCAGAAGGTGTGTGGAAATGGATGCGCAACTCTGGTAAATATGGCAACAGGATGGAGTCGAGCTATTCAATCTCTGTCTGACCAA GGTATACCATTGCCTGTTGTACTGTGCCTCTTTGATGAAGCTTTGTCGATATGTGAAGAGACTTGTGTGTTTGAATCTCAAAGACTAGACATTAGTGTCTCATTTATGTGCGACTCCATATCTTCAGAAATATGTATAAATACATTATCAACAGACCAAGTTGTTGCTTTACCAAACAAAGCACGTTCACTAGTGTCCGAGACTGTTGAGACTACAAGCAATCAGGAAATGATTGATGTAAATGATACTGATTGGTTTTTTGAAGGGAGCAATGATCTAGAAGTAAAACTTGATGCTACAGCTAGACAGTTTATTTCTTCCAATGAATGTCTTGCTACAGTAGAGAAGTCAGTTTATGATGCATTTGGTCTGACAGAGATGCAAAGTTATGTCAACTCCGATATGAAGCCTAAAAATTCAACAGGATTGGCAATTACTCCTCAAGcctgtttgatatcaacactaAAGGAGGACACATTTGTTAGTAGCAATTACTCTTCAACAGCTGTCACTACTGAAGACAGGTGCCATGAAGTTGACGATGATTTTTCATTTGAGGAACTTCCACAACATGACTGCATTATGACATCTACTGCAGCTGAGCATCTTTGTCGAGTAGAAATGTGTAGAACAGAACTCAAACAAGTAGTAACAGCTGATAGCAACCATTTGTTCAAAACGAAGACAGCGAATTGTAGCTCAAGACTGTCTTCATTACTGAACTCAAGGAAATTGTTATCGAAACCATTAAAACGTATCATAAAAGGTAGCAGACACATAACCAGGCATGATGCAAAGCATTTGGATCAAGACAGTGCACCGGTAGTAAAAGCAGGGAGCAGAGAGCAACACTTATCTGCAGAGATTAAATCTAATGTTTGTTTTCCTGGAGGACTGCAGTGTAACAACAAGGACAAAACGGTCATAGTAGATAGCTGGATGGCATTGAAACAACTGTG TTTAGGTTTAGCTCATGGAATGGACTTTGAAATGTCGCTGGTGGAAGAAATCCTTCATCTACAAAGTAGAAAATCATCACATCCCAA GCTGGACGTGTCACTTGTGTTTGCTCAATGTATGATTGGTCCCAACAAATGTCATTCACAGTTGGTGAAGGGTGTAGTAGTGGAAACAGATCTAAGTCCAGAAATATTGCAAGCACATGGTCGGACACTTTCTATTCTT GTAGTTGTTGGAGACGTTTCACCACATTTTAAACATTTTGGGTATAAATCTAATCCAAACATCTATCAAGTTGTGAAGTCGAGAAGCGAAGATGGGGCTGTTGCTACCGACAGACACATGTGGCTGGAAAAATTGGAAAATGCATTGAAATCG ACCAATGTCGGTGTGGTGGTTGTTCAGGGTCATGTTGATGTGGCTGCTGCTGATGCTTGCTGTAGATTGGGTGTAGTCATTGTGAGTGGTGTCGACTCCAGACAGCTGACAGCGCTGTGTGACCTAACAGGAGCAAGCAGACTCACTTACCTTCACATGGCAAAACAA GAACATGTTGGCAAGTTTGTCGAGGTTAGTGTGTGTGGTGGAGAAAGTCGGTTTGCATCAAGTCCATTGCCTAGAAACAAGACCCGTATCCTTCGGAGACCAACGTGTTTAACTGGGAAATGTTATGTGATTATGCATCCTGTAAAG AGAATGACCAGCACCGTTTGTCCCACTGGAGACGGAAG aAATTTGTGTGCGACCACTGCCCTAATCTGTGCTCCTTCGATCGATCTCGCTAACATGTGGGAAACGAATTTTTGGAAATGTGTCCATCGGATCGACAATTGTCTCTCAGACTCTCGCCTTCTACCGGGAGGTGGGCGAATCGAGTTGGCATGTAGTCGGAAACTGCGACACGTGTCACGTGATGCTCCTATTACACATAGAAGTTGCAATTATCCGTGGGTGGACAGTCACGTGCGTGCTTTCATCTTCGAGTTTCAATCTGTGGCTATTCTGGAATTTGCGTTTGCACTGGAAATGTATGTTGCTCAGACGGCCGTTAATACCGGAAAGTATGACAATGTGTATGCTGCTCTTGCTTCTATTCGAGACGATACATTCCATGTCGATCCTACCCAGACTGTGTATGATGACTTTCGTGCCAAATTGGAGGCTTGGAAAAGAGCCGGAAATCTAGTGAAGGTGCTAGCTCAAACGATATCATCATCTACATATTAA
- the LOC134180629 gene encoding kinesin-like protein KIF6 yields the protein MAEEHQTIRIFCRIKPTNAKTGLYEVHADEQNAPHVTFYIPRSESDGLVNNRREAYPFKFNKVFDQQTSQDEVFERVAKEVIDNVLAGYNGTIFAYGQTGSGKTFTITGGAERYADRGIIPRSLSYVFLHQENHPENVYTTQVSYMEIYNGHGYDLLDPKHEASKLEDLPKVFLQEDSERNIHLRNLSIHTANNEEEALNLLFLGDTNRMIAETPMNQASTRSHCIFTIHLSSRPSGATTIRRAKLHLVDLAGSERVSKTKIGGTLLTEAKYINLSLHSLEQVILALSEKGRTHVPYRNSMMTSVLRDSLGGNCKTTMVATCSIDKRNVEETISTCRFAQRVAKIENKAVLNEEEDPQLKIGRLRREVQELKDQLQMATGEELTENLTEEEHEECQRLVEAYVGDSSPDATLSLGGDIRKVNLCFSLMKRMVLGRKPAVDHKSPHSNQLVQPQSDDGTSLVVNEADTNAHEVNRLKELVQQRDNEINILVSMLKREKRRAAELVAAAKQAGINLPEPSAHTDDLFTDRSTATGNWPEMKTTRNGDVFQQDRSTTVEGSSSSEINVRPSSRLRERHYQVLNESDLSKARQEAFDTFKRDYSHNASIDDNKQTLKQRYSDAKLLGEQVNKARGSINSLKAQIEQVRVSQAVHGLSETNGDPVVDPKEEELRGRLEHEKSRFKQMVGDLRHLKTEIEHLQHLLEKAKVKMQKDFEIWWAEQGALNQPPSLAKQAWRTPPVTPSSVSSSRPGSRAKLPREQEHERDSTRSTSGSRPGSSHQRRHKLAALGNSGRSSRTDILRLSQDSVLSSTSMTNQSDRSRQLEHQPEMFHSFVTNTTVSGSQSEPTMSSNEDSGYAPSRHHRLETRSQQKVMHQQPSSVQLTGDSRADADILAFIKARQGLLDKGYKKH from the exons ATGGCGGAAGAACATCAGACGATTCGTATTTTCTGTCGCATCAAGCCAACCAACGCTAAAACAGGG CTATACGAGGTGCACGCTGACGAGCAAAACGCGCCACACGTCACATTCTACATACCAAGATCAGAATCTGACGGTTTAGTGAACAACAGACGGGAAGCGTATCCATTCAA ATTCAACAAAGTGTTTGATCAACAGACATCACAAGATGAAGTATTTGAACGAGTAGCAAAGGAGGTGATAGACAA TGTGTTGGCTGGTTACAACGGCACTATCTTTGCTTATGGTCAA ACGGGCTCTGGCAAGACATTTACTATTACCGGTGGTGCTGAACGTTATGCTGATCGTGGAATTATACCAAGATCATTGTCATACGTATTTCTGCATCAAGAGAAT CATCCAGAGAATGTGTACACAACTCAAGTGTCTTACATGGAAATCTACAATGGACACGGTTACGATCTACTCGATCCTAAACACGAAGCATCTAAGCTAGAGGATCTGCC GAAGGTGTTTCTACAAGAGGACAGTGAGAGGAATATCCATTTACGAAACTTGTCCATTCACACAGCAAACAATGAGGAAGAAG CTCTCAATTTGTTATTTCTTGGAGATACAAACAGAATGATAGCAGAG ACTCCCATGAATCAAGCATCAACTCGTTCTCACTGCATCTTTACAATCCATTTGTCGTCTCGTCCATCGGGTGCAACAACAATTCGTAGAGCCAAACTCCATCTTGTGGATCTCGCCGG aTCCGAACGTGTCAGTAAGACAAAAATTGGAGGCACTTTGTTGACGGAAGCTAAATACATCAATCTATCGTTACATAGTCTTGAGCAAGTCATTCTGGCTCTGTCAGAGAAGGGGAGGACTCATGTGCCGTACAGAAACTCAATGATGACGTCTGTATTGAGAGACAg CCTTGGTGGaaactgtaaaacaacaaTGGTTGCCACATGCTCTATAGACAAACGAAATGTTGAA GAGACAATATCAACATGCAGGTTTGCTCAACGAGTTGCCAAGATTGAAAACAAGGCCGTTTTGAATGAAGAAGAAGATCCACAGCTGAAGATTGGACGACTCAGACGGGAAGTTCAAGAATTGAAAGACCAGTTACAAATGGCAACAGGGGAGGAACTTACCGAGAACCTGACCGAGGAAGAACACGAAGA ATGTCAAAGGCTGGTTGAAGCATATGTGGGAGATAGCAGTCCGGATGCTACTCTATCTCTCGGTGGAGACATAAGGAAAGTCAATCTTTGTTTCTCCCTCATGAAG CGGATGGTTCTAGGTCGAAAACCGGCTGTTGATCACAAGTCTCCACACTCAAA TCAATTAGTACAACCCCAATCAGACGATGGAACATCTTTGGTGGTAAATGAAGCCGATACGAATGCACATGAAGTGAACAGACTGAAAGAGCTTGTCCAGCAACGTGACAACGAGATTA ATATTCTCGTTAGCATGTTGAAAAGAGAAAAACGAAGAGCAGCTGAGcttgttgctgctgctaaaCAGGCAGGCATCAATCTTCCTGAACCGAGTGCTCACACGGACGATCTCTTCACAGATAGATCGACAGCAACTGGTAATTGGCCTGAGAtgaagacaactagaaatGGCGATGTTTTCCAGCAAGACAGATCAACAACTGTGGAaggtagtagtagtagtgagATCAATGTAAGGCCATCAAGCAGGCTACGAGAGAGACACTATCAAGTCTTGAATGAGTCTG ATCTTTCAAAGGCCAGACAGGAAGCTTTTGATACATTCAAACGAGATTATTCTCATAATGCCAGCATAGAtgataacaaacagacattgaaACAGAG GTACTCTGACGCGAAATTGTTGGGAGAGCAAGTGAACAAAGCAAGAGGAAGTATCA ATTCATTGAAAGCTCAGATTGAACAAGTGCGAGTGAGCCAAGCTGTGCATG GTTTATCTGAAACGAATGGGGATCCTGTGGTTGATCCTAAAGAAGAGGAACTGCGTGGTCGTCTCGAACACGAGAAATCACG TTTTAAGCAAATGGTGGGTGACCTGCGTCACTTGAAGACAGAGATCGAACACTTGCAGCATTTGCTCGAGAAAGCCAAAGTCAAGATGCAGAAGGACTTTGAGATATGGTGGGCAGAACAGGGTGCTCTAAATCAG CCACCATCACTGGCAAAGCAGGCATGGAGAACTCCTCCTGTCACTCCTTCGTCCGTTTCTTCGTCCCGGCCTGGCAGCAGAGCGAAGCTGCCAAGAGAGCAGGAACACGAGCGAGACTCAACTCGATCAACATCTGGATCAAGGCCAGGCTCTAGTCATCAGAGAAGACACAAATTAGCTGCATTAGGTAATAGTGGGAGATCGTCGAGAACAGACATTCTTAGACTTTCCCAAGACTCGGTCTTATCAAGTACATCCATGACGAATCAGTCAGACAGAAGCAGACAACTCGAACATCAACCGGAGATGTTTCATTCGTTtgttacaaacacaacagtcagtGGTAGCCAAAGTGAACCAACAATGAGCAGCAATGAGGATTCAGGCTATGCACCATCCAGACATCATCGACTGGAGACGAGATCACAGCAAAA GGTGATGCATCAGCAACCCAGTAGCGTACAGCTAACCGGAGACAGCAGAGCAGATGCCGACATCTTAGCATTCATCAAGGCTCGCCAAGGCCTTCTAGACAAAG GCTACAAGAAACACTGA